A window from Apteryx mantelli isolate bAptMan1 chromosome 27, bAptMan1.hap1, whole genome shotgun sequence encodes these proteins:
- the AGO4 gene encoding protein argonaute-4 isoform X1 → MEALGPGPPASLFQPPRRPGLGTVGKPIRLLANHFQVQIPKIDVYHYDVDIKPEKRPRRVNREVVDTMVRHFKMQIFGDRQPGYDGKRNMYTAHPLPIGRDRVDMEVTLPGEGKDQTFKVSIQWVSVVSLQLLLEALAGHLNEVPEDSVQALDVITRHLPSMRYTPVGRSFFSPPEGYYHPLGGGREVWFGFHQSVRPAMWNMMLNIDVSATAFYRAQPIIEFMCEVLDIQNINEQTKPLTDSQRVKFTKEIRGLKVEVTHCGQMKRKYRVCNVTRRPASHQTFPLQLENGQAMECTVAQYFKQKYSLQLKYPHLPCLQVGQEQKHTYLPLEVCNIVAGQRCIKKLTDNQTSTMIKATARSAPDRQEEISRLVKSNSMVGGPDPYLKEFGIVVHNEMTELTGRVLPAPMLQYGGRNKTVATPNQGVWDMRGKQFYAGIEIKVWAVACFAPQKQCREDLLKSFTDQLRKISKDAGMPIQGQPCFCKYAQGADSVEPMFKHLKLTYVGLQLIVVILPGKTPVYAEVKRVGDTLLGMATQCVQVKNVVKTSPQTLSNLCLKINAKLGGINNVLVPHQRPSVFQQPVIFLGADVTHPPAGDGKKPSIAAVVGSMDGHPSRYCATVRVQTSRQETSQELLYSQEVIQDLTNMVRELLIQFYKSTRFKPTRIIYYRGGVSEGQMKQVAWPELIAIRKACISLEEDYRPGITYIVVQKRHHTRLFCADKTERVGKSGNVPAGTTVDSTITHPSEFDFYLCSHAGIQGTSRPSHYQVLWDDNCFTADELQLLTYQLCHTYVRCTRSVSIPAPAYYARLVAFRARYHLVDKDHDSAEGSHVSGQSNGRDPQALAKAVQIHHDTQHTMYFA, encoded by the exons atggaagCGCTGGGACCCG GGCCTCCAGCAAGCCTTTTCCAGCCACCCCGTCGCCCTGGCCTGGGAACTGTTGGGAAACCCATCCGCCTCTTAGCCAATCATTTTCAGGTTCAGATCCCTAAGATTGATGTTTATCACTATGATGTAGATATCAAACCAGAAAAGCGCCCCCGAAGAGTGAACAG AGAGGTGGTGGATACTATGGTGAGACACTTCAAAATGCAGATATTTGGTGATCGGCAGCCTGGATACGATGGGAAAAGGAACATGTATACCGCCCACCCATTACCTATTGGCCGGGATAGA GTGGATATGGAGGTGACGCTTCCAGGAGAGGGGAAGGACCAGACGTTTAAAGTATCCATTCAGTGGGTGTCAGTAGTCAGCCTTCAGTTGCTGCTGGAAGCTCTGGCAGGGCATTTGAATGAAGTTCCTGAAGATTCTGTACAGGCACTTGATGTAATCACACGGCATCTTCCCTCCATGAG GTACACTCCTGTGGGTCGCTCCTTCTTCTCTCCCCCTGAAGGTTATTACCACCCTCTGGGTGGTGGCAGGGAGGTCTGGTTTGGTTTCCACCAGTCTGTCAGGCCTGCTATGTGGAACATGATGCTCAACATTGACG tgTCAGCAACTGCTTTCTATCGTGCCCAGCCTATCATTGAGTTCATGTGCGAGGTCTTGGACATTCAGAACATCAATGAACAAACCAAACCTCTTACAGACTCCCAACGTGTCAAGTTTACCAAAGAAATCAGAG GTCTAAAAGTAGAGGTTACCCACTGTGGCCAGATGAAGAGAAAATACCGAGTTTGCAATGTTACTCGGCGACCAGCTAGTCATCAGAC TTTTCCTCTGCAGCTGGAAAATGGGCAAGCAATGGAGTGTACAGTAGCTCAGTATTTTAAGCAGAAGTACAGTCTGCAACTAAAATATCCGCACCTTCCCTGTCTTCAAGTAGGACAGGAACAGAAACACACATACTTACCACTTGAG GTATGTAACATTGTGGCAGGCCAGAGATGTATCAAGAAGCTAACAGACAATCAGACATCTACTATGATAAAAGCAACTGCAAGATCTGCACCAGACCGACAGGAAGAAATCAGTAGACTA GTGAAAAGTAACAGTATGGTTGGTGGACCTGATCCATATCTGAAGGAGTTTGGTATTGTTGTCCATAACGAAATGACAGAGTTAACGGGCAGAGTTTTACCAGCACCAATGCTGCAATATGGAGGCAGG AACAAGACTGTGGCTACACCAAACCAAGGTGTTTGGGACATGAGAGGGAAACAGTTCTATGCTGGCATTGAGATTAAAGTTTGGGCTGTTGCCTGTTTTGCTCCTCAAAAACAATGCAGGGAAGACTTATTAAA GAGTTTTACTGACCAGCTGCGTaagatctccaaggatgcagGGATGCCAATCCAGGGGCAGCCCTGTTTCTGCAAATATGCCCAGGGAGCAGACAGCGTGGAGCCCATGTTCAAACACTTGAAACTCACTTACGTTGGTCTGCAGCTGATCGTGGTGATTTTGCCTGGAAAGACACCTGTGTATG CTGAAGTAAAGCGGGTTGGTGACACTCTTCTAGGAATGGCCACTCAGTGTGTTCAGGTAAAGAATGTGGTGAAAACCTCACCGCAAACACTGTCCAACCTTTGTCTGAAGATAAATGCAAAGCTTGGAGGAATCAACAATGTGCTTGTACCTCATCAAAG GCCCTCAGTGTTCCAGCAGCCAGTGATCTTTTTGGGAGCAGATGTCACTCACCCTCCTGCTGGGGATGGAAAGAAGCCTTCCATTGCTGCTGTAGTAGGCAGTATGGATGGCCATCCTAGCCGGTACTGTGCTACAGTGCGTGTGCAAACCTCCCGTCAGGAGACCTCCCAGGAATTACTGTACAGTCAGGAGGTGATACAGGACCTGACTAACATGGTGCGAGAACTATTGATCCAGTTCTACAAATCCACTCGTTTCAAGCCTACAAGGATCATTTACTACAGAGGGGGAGTATCAGAAGGGCAGATGAAACAG GTAGCTTGGCCAGAACTTATAGCAATCCGGAAGGCCTGTATTAGTTTGGAAGAAGATTATAGACCTGGAATAACTTACATTGTTGTGCAGAAAAGGCATCACACCAGATTGTTCTGCGCTGACAAAACTGAAAGG GTGGGTAAAAGTGGCAATGTACCAGCGGGCACTACTGTGGACAGCACGATAACACATCCTTCTGAATTTGACTTTTACCTCTGTAGTCACGCGGGAATTCAG GGAACCAGCCGGCCCTCCCACTATCAGGTTTTGTGGGATGACAACTGTTTTACTGCAGATGAACTACAGCTGTTGACGTATCAGCTGTGTCACACGTATGTCCGGTGTACGCGATCAGTCTCTATTCCAGCTCCTGCATACTATGCTAGGCTGGTAGCATTTAGGGCCAGATACCATCTTGTGGACAAGGATCATGACAG TGCTGAAGGCAGCCATGTGTCAGGACAGAGCAATGGCCGTGATCCTCAGGCTCTGGCTAAGGCAGTACAGATCCACCATGATACTCAACATACGATGTATTTTGCTTGA
- the AGO4 gene encoding protein argonaute-4 isoform X3: MVRHFKMQIFGDRQPGYDGKRNMYTAHPLPIGRDRVDMEVTLPGEGKDQTFKVSIQWVSVVSLQLLLEALAGHLNEVPEDSVQALDVITRHLPSMRYTPVGRSFFSPPEGYYHPLGGGREVWFGFHQSVRPAMWNMMLNIDVSATAFYRAQPIIEFMCEVLDIQNINEQTKPLTDSQRVKFTKEIRGLKVEVTHCGQMKRKYRVCNVTRRPASHQTFPLQLENGQAMECTVAQYFKQKYSLQLKYPHLPCLQVGQEQKHTYLPLEVCNIVAGQRCIKKLTDNQTSTMIKATARSAPDRQEEISRLVKSNSMVGGPDPYLKEFGIVVHNEMTELTGRVLPAPMLQYGGRNKTVATPNQGVWDMRGKQFYAGIEIKVWAVACFAPQKQCREDLLKSFTDQLRKISKDAGMPIQGQPCFCKYAQGADSVEPMFKHLKLTYVGLQLIVVILPGKTPVYAEVKRVGDTLLGMATQCVQVKNVVKTSPQTLSNLCLKINAKLGGINNVLVPHQRPSVFQQPVIFLGADVTHPPAGDGKKPSIAAVVGSMDGHPSRYCATVRVQTSRQETSQELLYSQEVIQDLTNMVRELLIQFYKSTRFKPTRIIYYRGGVSEGQMKQVAWPELIAIRKACISLEEDYRPGITYIVVQKRHHTRLFCADKTERVGKSGNVPAGTTVDSTITHPSEFDFYLCSHAGIQGTSRPSHYQVLWDDNCFTADELQLLTYQLCHTYVRCTRSVSIPAPAYYARLVAFRARYHLVDKDHDSAEGSHVSGQSNGRDPQALAKAVQIHHDTQHTMYFA, encoded by the exons ATGGTGAGACACTTCAAAATGCAGATATTTGGTGATCGGCAGCCTGGATACGATGGGAAAAGGAACATGTATACCGCCCACCCATTACCTATTGGCCGGGATAGA GTGGATATGGAGGTGACGCTTCCAGGAGAGGGGAAGGACCAGACGTTTAAAGTATCCATTCAGTGGGTGTCAGTAGTCAGCCTTCAGTTGCTGCTGGAAGCTCTGGCAGGGCATTTGAATGAAGTTCCTGAAGATTCTGTACAGGCACTTGATGTAATCACACGGCATCTTCCCTCCATGAG GTACACTCCTGTGGGTCGCTCCTTCTTCTCTCCCCCTGAAGGTTATTACCACCCTCTGGGTGGTGGCAGGGAGGTCTGGTTTGGTTTCCACCAGTCTGTCAGGCCTGCTATGTGGAACATGATGCTCAACATTGACG tgTCAGCAACTGCTTTCTATCGTGCCCAGCCTATCATTGAGTTCATGTGCGAGGTCTTGGACATTCAGAACATCAATGAACAAACCAAACCTCTTACAGACTCCCAACGTGTCAAGTTTACCAAAGAAATCAGAG GTCTAAAAGTAGAGGTTACCCACTGTGGCCAGATGAAGAGAAAATACCGAGTTTGCAATGTTACTCGGCGACCAGCTAGTCATCAGAC TTTTCCTCTGCAGCTGGAAAATGGGCAAGCAATGGAGTGTACAGTAGCTCAGTATTTTAAGCAGAAGTACAGTCTGCAACTAAAATATCCGCACCTTCCCTGTCTTCAAGTAGGACAGGAACAGAAACACACATACTTACCACTTGAG GTATGTAACATTGTGGCAGGCCAGAGATGTATCAAGAAGCTAACAGACAATCAGACATCTACTATGATAAAAGCAACTGCAAGATCTGCACCAGACCGACAGGAAGAAATCAGTAGACTA GTGAAAAGTAACAGTATGGTTGGTGGACCTGATCCATATCTGAAGGAGTTTGGTATTGTTGTCCATAACGAAATGACAGAGTTAACGGGCAGAGTTTTACCAGCACCAATGCTGCAATATGGAGGCAGG AACAAGACTGTGGCTACACCAAACCAAGGTGTTTGGGACATGAGAGGGAAACAGTTCTATGCTGGCATTGAGATTAAAGTTTGGGCTGTTGCCTGTTTTGCTCCTCAAAAACAATGCAGGGAAGACTTATTAAA GAGTTTTACTGACCAGCTGCGTaagatctccaaggatgcagGGATGCCAATCCAGGGGCAGCCCTGTTTCTGCAAATATGCCCAGGGAGCAGACAGCGTGGAGCCCATGTTCAAACACTTGAAACTCACTTACGTTGGTCTGCAGCTGATCGTGGTGATTTTGCCTGGAAAGACACCTGTGTATG CTGAAGTAAAGCGGGTTGGTGACACTCTTCTAGGAATGGCCACTCAGTGTGTTCAGGTAAAGAATGTGGTGAAAACCTCACCGCAAACACTGTCCAACCTTTGTCTGAAGATAAATGCAAAGCTTGGAGGAATCAACAATGTGCTTGTACCTCATCAAAG GCCCTCAGTGTTCCAGCAGCCAGTGATCTTTTTGGGAGCAGATGTCACTCACCCTCCTGCTGGGGATGGAAAGAAGCCTTCCATTGCTGCTGTAGTAGGCAGTATGGATGGCCATCCTAGCCGGTACTGTGCTACAGTGCGTGTGCAAACCTCCCGTCAGGAGACCTCCCAGGAATTACTGTACAGTCAGGAGGTGATACAGGACCTGACTAACATGGTGCGAGAACTATTGATCCAGTTCTACAAATCCACTCGTTTCAAGCCTACAAGGATCATTTACTACAGAGGGGGAGTATCAGAAGGGCAGATGAAACAG GTAGCTTGGCCAGAACTTATAGCAATCCGGAAGGCCTGTATTAGTTTGGAAGAAGATTATAGACCTGGAATAACTTACATTGTTGTGCAGAAAAGGCATCACACCAGATTGTTCTGCGCTGACAAAACTGAAAGG GTGGGTAAAAGTGGCAATGTACCAGCGGGCACTACTGTGGACAGCACGATAACACATCCTTCTGAATTTGACTTTTACCTCTGTAGTCACGCGGGAATTCAG GGAACCAGCCGGCCCTCCCACTATCAGGTTTTGTGGGATGACAACTGTTTTACTGCAGATGAACTACAGCTGTTGACGTATCAGCTGTGTCACACGTATGTCCGGTGTACGCGATCAGTCTCTATTCCAGCTCCTGCATACTATGCTAGGCTGGTAGCATTTAGGGCCAGATACCATCTTGTGGACAAGGATCATGACAG TGCTGAAGGCAGCCATGTGTCAGGACAGAGCAATGGCCGTGATCCTCAGGCTCTGGCTAAGGCAGTACAGATCCACCATGATACTCAACATACGATGTATTTTGCTTGA
- the AGO4 gene encoding protein argonaute-4 isoform X2 — translation MSSHLPFGLMVDMEVTLPGEGKDQTFKVSIQWVSVVSLQLLLEALAGHLNEVPEDSVQALDVITRHLPSMRYTPVGRSFFSPPEGYYHPLGGGREVWFGFHQSVRPAMWNMMLNIDVSATAFYRAQPIIEFMCEVLDIQNINEQTKPLTDSQRVKFTKEIRGLKVEVTHCGQMKRKYRVCNVTRRPASHQTFPLQLENGQAMECTVAQYFKQKYSLQLKYPHLPCLQVGQEQKHTYLPLEVCNIVAGQRCIKKLTDNQTSTMIKATARSAPDRQEEISRLVKSNSMVGGPDPYLKEFGIVVHNEMTELTGRVLPAPMLQYGGRNKTVATPNQGVWDMRGKQFYAGIEIKVWAVACFAPQKQCREDLLKSFTDQLRKISKDAGMPIQGQPCFCKYAQGADSVEPMFKHLKLTYVGLQLIVVILPGKTPVYAEVKRVGDTLLGMATQCVQVKNVVKTSPQTLSNLCLKINAKLGGINNVLVPHQRPSVFQQPVIFLGADVTHPPAGDGKKPSIAAVVGSMDGHPSRYCATVRVQTSRQETSQELLYSQEVIQDLTNMVRELLIQFYKSTRFKPTRIIYYRGGVSEGQMKQVAWPELIAIRKACISLEEDYRPGITYIVVQKRHHTRLFCADKTERVGKSGNVPAGTTVDSTITHPSEFDFYLCSHAGIQGTSRPSHYQVLWDDNCFTADELQLLTYQLCHTYVRCTRSVSIPAPAYYARLVAFRARYHLVDKDHDSAEGSHVSGQSNGRDPQALAKAVQIHHDTQHTMYFA, via the exons ATGAGTTCACATTTACCCTTTGGGTTAATG GTGGATATGGAGGTGACGCTTCCAGGAGAGGGGAAGGACCAGACGTTTAAAGTATCCATTCAGTGGGTGTCAGTAGTCAGCCTTCAGTTGCTGCTGGAAGCTCTGGCAGGGCATTTGAATGAAGTTCCTGAAGATTCTGTACAGGCACTTGATGTAATCACACGGCATCTTCCCTCCATGAG GTACACTCCTGTGGGTCGCTCCTTCTTCTCTCCCCCTGAAGGTTATTACCACCCTCTGGGTGGTGGCAGGGAGGTCTGGTTTGGTTTCCACCAGTCTGTCAGGCCTGCTATGTGGAACATGATGCTCAACATTGACG tgTCAGCAACTGCTTTCTATCGTGCCCAGCCTATCATTGAGTTCATGTGCGAGGTCTTGGACATTCAGAACATCAATGAACAAACCAAACCTCTTACAGACTCCCAACGTGTCAAGTTTACCAAAGAAATCAGAG GTCTAAAAGTAGAGGTTACCCACTGTGGCCAGATGAAGAGAAAATACCGAGTTTGCAATGTTACTCGGCGACCAGCTAGTCATCAGAC TTTTCCTCTGCAGCTGGAAAATGGGCAAGCAATGGAGTGTACAGTAGCTCAGTATTTTAAGCAGAAGTACAGTCTGCAACTAAAATATCCGCACCTTCCCTGTCTTCAAGTAGGACAGGAACAGAAACACACATACTTACCACTTGAG GTATGTAACATTGTGGCAGGCCAGAGATGTATCAAGAAGCTAACAGACAATCAGACATCTACTATGATAAAAGCAACTGCAAGATCTGCACCAGACCGACAGGAAGAAATCAGTAGACTA GTGAAAAGTAACAGTATGGTTGGTGGACCTGATCCATATCTGAAGGAGTTTGGTATTGTTGTCCATAACGAAATGACAGAGTTAACGGGCAGAGTTTTACCAGCACCAATGCTGCAATATGGAGGCAGG AACAAGACTGTGGCTACACCAAACCAAGGTGTTTGGGACATGAGAGGGAAACAGTTCTATGCTGGCATTGAGATTAAAGTTTGGGCTGTTGCCTGTTTTGCTCCTCAAAAACAATGCAGGGAAGACTTATTAAA GAGTTTTACTGACCAGCTGCGTaagatctccaaggatgcagGGATGCCAATCCAGGGGCAGCCCTGTTTCTGCAAATATGCCCAGGGAGCAGACAGCGTGGAGCCCATGTTCAAACACTTGAAACTCACTTACGTTGGTCTGCAGCTGATCGTGGTGATTTTGCCTGGAAAGACACCTGTGTATG CTGAAGTAAAGCGGGTTGGTGACACTCTTCTAGGAATGGCCACTCAGTGTGTTCAGGTAAAGAATGTGGTGAAAACCTCACCGCAAACACTGTCCAACCTTTGTCTGAAGATAAATGCAAAGCTTGGAGGAATCAACAATGTGCTTGTACCTCATCAAAG GCCCTCAGTGTTCCAGCAGCCAGTGATCTTTTTGGGAGCAGATGTCACTCACCCTCCTGCTGGGGATGGAAAGAAGCCTTCCATTGCTGCTGTAGTAGGCAGTATGGATGGCCATCCTAGCCGGTACTGTGCTACAGTGCGTGTGCAAACCTCCCGTCAGGAGACCTCCCAGGAATTACTGTACAGTCAGGAGGTGATACAGGACCTGACTAACATGGTGCGAGAACTATTGATCCAGTTCTACAAATCCACTCGTTTCAAGCCTACAAGGATCATTTACTACAGAGGGGGAGTATCAGAAGGGCAGATGAAACAG GTAGCTTGGCCAGAACTTATAGCAATCCGGAAGGCCTGTATTAGTTTGGAAGAAGATTATAGACCTGGAATAACTTACATTGTTGTGCAGAAAAGGCATCACACCAGATTGTTCTGCGCTGACAAAACTGAAAGG GTGGGTAAAAGTGGCAATGTACCAGCGGGCACTACTGTGGACAGCACGATAACACATCCTTCTGAATTTGACTTTTACCTCTGTAGTCACGCGGGAATTCAG GGAACCAGCCGGCCCTCCCACTATCAGGTTTTGTGGGATGACAACTGTTTTACTGCAGATGAACTACAGCTGTTGACGTATCAGCTGTGTCACACGTATGTCCGGTGTACGCGATCAGTCTCTATTCCAGCTCCTGCATACTATGCTAGGCTGGTAGCATTTAGGGCCAGATACCATCTTGTGGACAAGGATCATGACAG TGCTGAAGGCAGCCATGTGTCAGGACAGAGCAATGGCCGTGATCCTCAGGCTCTGGCTAAGGCAGTACAGATCCACCATGATACTCAACATACGATGTATTTTGCTTGA